From Candoia aspera isolate rCanAsp1 chromosome 4, rCanAsp1.hap2, whole genome shotgun sequence, a single genomic window includes:
- the LOC134496151 gene encoding NAD(P)(+)--arginine ADP-ribosyltransferase 2-like, translating to MKTPPLWMALLLCLMGLFTGPFQVCCLLEVPLTMFDDSVDDQYIDCSPTREARLQKQGYLPLEEKYRQTWENASRHWAQLGQAAGSFNPTYGTAIVAYTVGDNLYGDFNAAVREAGKSQSSYQSFTFSEFHFLLTKAVQSRGTKPSCYEVFRGITGVHFTVSKKLVRFGQFASSSLEKKVAQEFGEDTFFLIRTCHGVQIDDLSFHPHQEEVLIPPYEVFSVANHSKSPRGVTIRLESEGRFSNFNCGVRSAAGQSLLTPVGTPFFLWGLLLTWCILGPLGSL from the exons ATGAAGACGCCACCTCTCTGGATGGCTCTGCTGTTGTGTCTGATGGGACTATTCACAGGACCTTTCCAG GTGTGCTGCCTCCTAGAGGTTCCCCTCACCATGTTCGATGACTCTGTGGATGACCAGTACATTGACTGCAGCCCCACGAGGGAGGCCAGGCTGCAGAAGCAGGGATACCTGCCTTTGGAGGAGAAGTATCGGCAGACCTGGGAAAATGCCAGCCGGCACTGGGCCCAGCTTGGCCAAGCTGCCGGCAGTTTCAATCCGACCTACGGGACTGCAATTGTGGCCTATACAGTTGGCGACAACCTGTACGGCGATTTCAATGCAGCTGTACGGGAGGCTGGGAAGTCCCAATCCTCTTACCAGTCCTTCACCTTCAGCGAATTCCACTTCCTCCTAACCAAGGCTGTTCAGAGCAGGGGGACCAAGCCCAGCTGCTACGAGGTCTTCCGCGGGATAACCGGTGTCCACTTCACTGTCTCCAAAAAGTTGGTCCGCTTCGGGCAGTTCGCTTCCTCATCACTGGAGAAAAAGGTGGCCCAGGAATTCGGCGAAGACACCTTCTTCCTTATCAGAACCTGCCACGGGGTGCAAATCGATGACCTCTCGTTCCACCCACACCAGGAGGAAGTCCTCATCCCACCCTATGAGGTGTTCAGCGTAGCCAACCACAGCAAGAGCCCCAGGGGAGTCACCATCAGGCTGGAGTCTGAGGGCCGTTTCAGCAACTTCAACTGTGGAGTCAGGAGCG CTGCGGGTCAGAGCCTCTTAACTCCTGTGGGGACGCCTTTCTTTCTGTGGGGACTGCTTCTGACCTGGTGCATCCTTGGGCCTCTAGGAAGCCTCTGA